Proteins found in one Syntrophobacterales bacterium genomic segment:
- the rpoC gene encoding DNA-directed RNA polymerase subunit beta' produces the protein MDDYFKVFDKQKDPLSYAAIKISLASPELIEKWSCGEVKKPETINYRTFKPERDGLFCAKIFGPVKDYECVCGKYKRMKHRGIICEKCGVEVIQSKVRRERMGHIRLACPVAHIWFLKSMPSKIGTLLELTIKEVERVLYFEQYIVIEPGDSPYEFCELISEEKYLEGREKYGVSFVGGIGAEAMRECLKKIEIDDLTTKLREEMRDTASDAKKKKLARRLKVVDAFRVSGVRPEWMILDIIPVLPPELRPLVPLDGGRFATSDLNDLYRRVINRNNRLKRLMELNAPEIIIRNEKRMLQEAVDALFDNSKRGRVVTGASKRPLKSLSDMLRGKQGRFRQNLLGKRVDYSGRSVIVVGPELRLHQCGLPKYMALELFKPFVYNGLIQKGFATTIKNAKKIVEKERPEVWDVLEEVIKEHPVLLNRAPTLHRLGIQAFEPQLIDGKAIQLHPLVCPAYNADFDGDQMAVHVPLSIEAQTEARVLMMSTNNILSPASGKPIIVPTQDIVLGLYYLTIDRKYVKGEGKIFADPEEVIIAYDAGEVDLHAKIKVRIDGEILDTTTGRVMLRDVVENAFMELEPDQRSGIMKDMWPLMNQVMDKKTIAGLVDKCYREGGEKVTVILSDRLKDLGYYYATLGGISISVDDMKIPTKKKDLIDQANKEVIDVQRQHSEGLITDGERYNKVIDIWADVTERIADELMKELGSEKVKNFEGKTEYQNSLNPIFMMAHSGARGSAQQIRQLAGMRGLMAKPSGEIIETPITSNFREGLDVLQYFISTHGARKGLADTALKTANSGYLTRRLVDAAQDVVVSETDCGTFDGIEVSSLIEGGEVIEHLGTRILGRVVLEDLKDPDGEVIVAKNEEIREVHLKAIEDAGYEKIKIRSSLTCRSKRGVCVLCYGRDLSRGRLVSIGEAVGIVAAQSIGEPGTQLTMRTFHIGGAASRRVEQSTLEARNEGHLKLINVKAVVNRDNVTVVMNRNGEVAILDEAGRERERYPVIYGARLKANDGDFVREGQILAEWDPYTIPILSEESGKIKFGDISEGVTMQESKDELTGLSYKVIIEPKDADLRPRISIKDDKGKTKVVSSSNSPARYMLPVGAHIVVSEGDIIFAGDVISKMPRETTKTKDITGGLPRVAELFEARRPKENAMVSEVNGFVEFGKMTKGKREIFVKPERGDARKYSIPRGKHIIVHEGDYVKAGEPLMDGPVNPHDVLRINGIKALQRYLVDEIQEVYQLQGVKINDKHIEVIVRQMLKRVRIKDVGDTNFIIDEPVEWWVFEEENRRVMEQGGRRAEAEPLFLGITKASLITDSFISAASFQDTTKVLTQASIEGRVDYLRGLKENVIMGRIIPAGTGYSKYRSYEMTSFEKPEEAKEGESLEIQAS, from the coding sequence TTGGACGACTATTTTAAGGTATTTGACAAACAAAAAGACCCGTTAAGTTATGCAGCTATTAAGATATCGCTCGCATCTCCGGAACTGATAGAAAAGTGGTCATGCGGAGAGGTAAAAAAGCCGGAAACGATAAACTACCGTACCTTTAAGCCCGAGCGGGATGGACTTTTCTGCGCCAAGATTTTTGGGCCTGTAAAAGACTATGAGTGCGTTTGTGGAAAATACAAACGGATGAAGCACCGGGGTATAATCTGCGAGAAGTGCGGTGTGGAAGTAATCCAATCGAAAGTGAGAAGAGAAAGGATGGGCCACATACGGCTAGCCTGTCCCGTAGCCCATATCTGGTTTTTAAAAAGCATGCCGAGCAAAATCGGGACGCTCCTTGAACTGACCATCAAAGAAGTGGAGAGGGTACTCTATTTCGAACAGTACATCGTCATTGAGCCGGGCGATTCTCCCTATGAATTTTGTGAGCTGATAAGTGAGGAGAAGTATCTGGAAGGAAGGGAAAAGTACGGTGTTTCCTTTGTGGGAGGCATCGGAGCCGAGGCGATGAGAGAGTGCCTCAAGAAGATTGAGATAGATGACCTTACGACGAAGCTCCGGGAGGAGATGAGGGATACGGCGAGCGATGCAAAGAAGAAGAAGCTTGCTAGGAGACTGAAGGTAGTCGATGCCTTCAGGGTTTCAGGAGTGAGGCCGGAATGGATGATACTTGATATCATTCCTGTGTTGCCCCCGGAACTGAGACCTCTCGTGCCACTCGACGGCGGAAGGTTTGCGACTTCGGATTTGAATGATCTTTACAGAAGGGTCATAAACAGGAATAATCGGCTGAAGAGGCTCATGGAACTCAATGCGCCGGAGATTATCATCAGAAACGAAAAACGTATGCTCCAGGAAGCCGTGGATGCCCTCTTCGACAACTCGAAGAGGGGCAGAGTCGTGACCGGTGCGAGCAAGAGGCCGCTTAAATCCTTAAGCGATATGCTAAGAGGAAAACAGGGTAGATTCCGCCAGAATCTCCTCGGAAAAAGGGTGGACTACTCCGGCAGGTCCGTCATCGTGGTAGGGCCGGAGCTTCGGCTCCATCAGTGTGGCCTTCCCAAATATATGGCCCTTGAGTTATTCAAACCCTTCGTTTACAACGGCCTTATTCAGAAAGGGTTCGCCACCACGATAAAGAACGCGAAAAAGATCGTGGAGAAGGAGAGACCGGAGGTATGGGACGTGCTTGAAGAAGTGATAAAGGAACACCCCGTGCTCCTGAACAGAGCCCCGACGCTTCACCGCCTCGGCATTCAGGCCTTTGAGCCCCAATTGATCGACGGAAAGGCGATACAACTCCACCCTCTCGTATGTCCAGCCTACAACGCGGATTTTGATGGCGATCAGATGGCAGTCCACGTGCCGCTTTCCATTGAGGCCCAGACTGAAGCGAGAGTTCTCATGATGTCGACGAATAATATCCTTTCCCCGGCAAGCGGAAAGCCTATCATCGTACCTACCCAGGACATCGTCCTCGGCCTCTATTATCTGACCATTGATCGGAAATACGTAAAGGGCGAGGGCAAAATATTTGCAGACCCAGAGGAAGTGATCATTGCCTATGATGCAGGAGAGGTGGATCTCCATGCGAAGATAAAAGTAAGAATAGATGGTGAGATTCTCGATACCACCACAGGCAGGGTAATGCTTCGGGATGTCGTTGAGAACGCCTTCATGGAACTTGAACCGGATCAGCGCTCCGGTATCATGAAGGACATGTGGCCCCTTATGAATCAGGTGATGGATAAAAAGACTATCGCAGGGCTCGTGGATAAGTGCTACCGTGAGGGCGGGGAGAAGGTGACCGTCATCCTCTCCGACAGGCTTAAAGATCTTGGGTATTACTACGCCACCTTAGGGGGCATCTCCATTAGCGTCGACGATATGAAGATCCCAACAAAGAAGAAGGACCTCATAGACCAGGCCAATAAAGAGGTCATTGATGTGCAAAGGCAGCATTCCGAAGGTCTTATAACGGACGGTGAACGATACAACAAAGTAATCGATATATGGGCGGATGTGACGGAGAGGATCGCCGACGAGCTCATGAAGGAACTCGGATCCGAGAAGGTAAAGAATTTCGAGGGCAAAACGGAATACCAGAATAGCTTGAACCCCATATTCATGATGGCCCACTCGGGCGCAAGAGGAAGTGCCCAGCAGATCAGACAGCTTGCAGGTATGAGGGGACTCATGGCCAAACCTTCCGGTGAGATCATTGAGACTCCGATCACAAGCAACTTCAGAGAAGGCCTTGATGTCCTCCAGTATTTTATATCAACCCATGGCGCCAGGAAAGGTCTTGCCGACACGGCTCTCAAGACGGCCAACTCGGGATATCTGACGAGGAGACTTGTGGACGCCGCGCAGGATGTGGTCGTATCTGAGACGGACTGTGGCACCTTTGATGGAATTGAAGTGAGTTCCCTCATTGAGGGAGGCGAAGTAATAGAACATCTCGGCACGAGGATCTTGGGCCGGGTGGTGCTTGAAGATCTCAAGGATCCCGACGGAGAGGTCATAGTCGCGAAGAATGAAGAGATACGAGAAGTCCACCTGAAAGCCATTGAGGACGCCGGGTACGAGAAGATAAAGATCCGATCCTCTCTCACATGTCGGTCCAAGAGAGGGGTATGTGTCCTATGTTATGGGAGAGATCTCTCCAGGGGGCGGCTCGTCAGCATCGGCGAAGCAGTGGGGATAGTGGCGGCCCAGTCCATCGGCGAGCCGGGAACACAGCTCACCATGAGGACATTCCATATTGGAGGCGCGGCATCACGGCGCGTGGAGCAATCCACTCTTGAGGCGCGAAATGAGGGACATCTCAAGCTGATAAACGTGAAAGCCGTCGTGAACAGAGATAATGTCACGGTGGTTATGAACAGGAACGGTGAGGTAGCCATCCTCGACGAAGCAGGAAGGGAAAGGGAGCGATATCCGGTCATATACGGTGCCAGACTCAAGGCGAATGACGGTGACTTTGTGAGGGAAGGACAGATTTTGGCGGAATGGGACCCCTATACAATCCCCATTCTCTCTGAGGAATCGGGTAAGATAAAGTTTGGCGATATCTCGGAAGGCGTAACCATGCAGGAGAGCAAGGACGAGCTTACGGGCCTTTCGTACAAGGTCATCATTGAACCGAAAGATGCTGACCTCAGGCCGCGCATATCCATAAAGGACGACAAGGGCAAAACAAAGGTCGTCTCGTCCAGCAACAGCCCCGCACGGTATATGCTGCCTGTGGGTGCACACATAGTGGTCAGCGAAGGAGACATAATTTTTGCCGGTGACGTCATATCGAAAATGCCTCGCGAGACCACGAAGACAAAAGACATCACTGGTGGTCTCCCAAGGGTTGCGGAACTTTTCGAAGCACGAAGACCGAAGGAAAATGCCATGGTCAGCGAAGTGAACGGTTTTGTCGAGTTCGGTAAGATGACCAAAGGCAAGAGAGAGATATTTGTGAAGCCCGAGAGGGGGGATGCAAGAAAATACAGCATTCCGAGAGGAAAACACATCATTGTCCACGAGGGCGATTATGTGAAAGCAGGCGAACCCCTCATGGACGGGCCGGTCAATCCGCACGATGTTTTGCGAATTAACGGCATTAAAGCTCTCCAGCGGTACCTGGTTGATGAGATTCAAGAGGTGTACCAGCTTCAGGGCGTGAAGATTAACGACAAGCACATTGAGGTCATCGTTCGGCAGATGCTGAAGAGGGTGCGAATAAAAGATGTAGGCGATACCAATTTTATTATCGACGAGCCGGTCGAGTGGTGGGTATTCGAGGAAGAAAACAGGCGAGTCATGGAGCAGGGAGGACGGCGGGCCGAGGCCGAGCCTTTATTCCTTGGCATCACGAAAGCGTCGCTCATTACCGATAGTTTTATATCCGCAGCGAGTTTCCAGGATACTACAAAGGTGCTGACGCAGGCATCCATTGAGGGACGGGTTGACTACCTGCGCGGTCTTAAAGAGAATGTTATTATGGGAAGAATCATTCCGGCGGGCACGGGCTACTCAAAGTACAGAAGTTACGAGATGACGTCCTTTGAAAAACCGGAGGAAGCGAAAGAAGGAGAATCTTTAGAGATTCAGGCTTCGTAG
- the ybgF gene encoding tol-pal system protein YbgF: MRLFAITCLSLILAGCASAHETSQLRRNIASTDQELNQVKAESAQKSAELSKEAESIRKQLFNLNAANDEREDKMRMILGKLDELQHQLDTYWVETKREIVALKKGGPAGASAAPTVAMPKGTPETVEEMNEAPYMEAFEMFQKGSYDDSAQKFLSFVETYPKSPLVANAYFWLGESYMVLMDYDKAILYFQELFDKYPKNAMTPKALLSQADAFAATKDKKSSMTVLKKVIELFSKTEEAAIAERKLRSLNL, from the coding sequence ATGAGATTATTCGCGATCACTTGTCTTTCTCTCATCTTAGCAGGGTGCGCATCAGCCCATGAGACGAGCCAGCTTAGGCGGAACATTGCGTCCACCGATCAGGAACTGAATCAGGTCAAGGCTGAGTCGGCCCAGAAAAGCGCCGAGTTATCAAAGGAGGCGGAGAGCATACGGAAGCAGCTGTTCAATTTGAATGCCGCCAACGACGAGCGAGAAGATAAGATGAGGATGATCTTGGGAAAACTGGACGAATTGCAGCACCAGCTTGATACGTATTGGGTGGAAACGAAGAGGGAGATCGTGGCTTTGAAAAAAGGCGGTCCGGCAGGAGCCTCCGCCGCCCCCACTGTTGCCATGCCGAAAGGAACGCCTGAGACCGTGGAAGAGATGAACGAAGCGCCTTACATGGAAGCCTTCGAGATGTTTCAGAAGGGTAGTTACGACGATTCGGCTCAGAAATTCCTGAGCTTCGTGGAGACCTATCCGAAGTCGCCACTCGTAGCTAACGCCTACTTCTGGCTCGGGGAATCGTACATGGTGCTCATGGATTACGACAAGGCAATACTCTACTTTCAGGAACTGTTCGACAAATATCCAAAGAACGCCATGACCCCCAAGGCGCTCCTTTCCCAGGCCGACGCGTTCGCTGCCACAAAAGATAAAAAGAGTTCTATGACCGTCTTGAAGAAGGTCATAGAACTCTTTTCGAAAACAGAAGAAGCTGCTATCGCGGAGCGGAAGCTACGAAGCCTGAATCTCTAA
- a CDS encoding OmpA family protein translates to MKYWSGLVIFLVVLMVYGCGTPKVISSGEIKEPQRHEVITDHSNQEGEGVISEEELARAEKDRLLGQRRGAGVHDQAGEREQKSALFQDILFDYDSYAIKTEDIPRLKNIGAWLNRTRNVKLTVEGHCDERGTQEYNLVLGQKRSEAIKEYLVKTGVETNKINAVSYGKEVPVDQTRTEEAWALNRRVHFNVN, encoded by the coding sequence ATGAAATACTGGTCGGGTTTGGTCATCTTCCTTGTGGTGCTGATGGTCTATGGATGTGGTACCCCTAAGGTCATATCGTCGGGAGAGATTAAGGAGCCTCAACGTCATGAGGTCATCACGGACCATAGCAATCAGGAAGGGGAAGGAGTTATTTCAGAGGAAGAGTTGGCTAGGGCCGAGAAAGACCGACTGCTCGGACAGCGCCGCGGCGCCGGAGTTCATGACCAGGCCGGAGAAAGAGAGCAGAAATCAGCCCTCTTTCAAGACATCCTCTTTGATTATGACAGCTACGCCATCAAAACGGAAGATATCCCAAGGCTTAAAAATATAGGCGCGTGGCTCAACCGCACCAGGAACGTGAAGCTCACAGTGGAAGGTCATTGCGACGAGAGAGGCACCCAAGAGTATAACCTCGTGTTGGGCCAAAAACGCTCCGAAGCAATAAAGGAGTACCTTGTCAAAACAGGAGTCGAGACAAATAAGATCAATGCCGTTTCGTATGGCAAAGAAGTCCCGGTTGATCAGACTCGCACTGAGGAAGCATGGGCCTTGAACAGACGTGTTCATTTTAATGTCAATTAG
- a CDS encoding LysR family transcriptional regulator, whose amino-acid sequence MELHHLETFVKADELKSFTEADKTTHLAHPMVSKQIIDLERCFQVRLIDRTKRSVALTKTEAILLKYESEFLYSRKETSMAIAPCRGRGSGRAPCI is encoded by the coding sequence ATGGAACTTCATCACTTGGAAACATTCGTGAAGGCGGATGAGTTAAAGAGCTTTACCGAGGCCGATAAGACCACGCATCTTGCCCATCCCATGGTAAGCAAACAGATCATAGACCTTGAGAGATGCTTCCAGGTCAGACTGATCGACCGGACCAAGAGGAGCGTGGCCCTCACAAAAACAGAGGCAATCCTTCTAAAATATGAGTCAGAGTTTCTCTATTCAAGAAAGGAGACATCTATGGCCATTGCCCCCTGCCGTGGCAGGGGGTCAGGAAGAGCGCCGTGCATATAG
- a CDS encoding TonB family protein, whose translation MTVKIRGFHSAFTLSIALHLCMVLFFAYVSASPLRLPEIIVADLTLMEGPEEVGKHLSGQNDKRERGGDKPRLAGKTIKTGLEQKSLVAGPVPSETAQPERRVKVLTHQSPSIPASAEETGDRQTAGGREEQGESLSVETGGGYGTEGTAGQGTGGRLEGGSNYYYIRDMVRRNIVYPEKARRMGIEGKVLLSFIVLENGATGEIKVISGSGHRILDQSAKEGVEKTVIHRKVAHHVVSVTLPIVYKLQ comes from the coding sequence ATGACAGTCAAAATAAGAGGCTTCCATTCCGCTTTCACATTGTCTATTGCCCTGCACCTCTGTATGGTGCTGTTTTTTGCGTACGTGTCGGCCAGCCCACTCAGACTTCCGGAAATCATCGTGGCTGACCTTACGCTCATGGAAGGCCCGGAAGAGGTGGGGAAGCACCTGTCCGGTCAAAACGACAAGAGAGAAAGAGGTGGAGATAAGCCAAGACTCGCAGGCAAGACAATTAAGACCGGGTTGGAACAGAAATCATTGGTTGCAGGTCCTGTGCCTTCAGAGACTGCTCAGCCAGAAAGGCGTGTAAAGGTCCTGACCCACCAATCCCCGTCTATACCTGCTTCTGCGGAGGAGACAGGAGACAGGCAGACTGCTGGAGGACGTGAGGAACAGGGTGAAAGCCTCTCCGTGGAGACCGGCGGCGGCTATGGGACAGAAGGGACCGCAGGACAGGGTACGGGCGGAAGACTTGAAGGAGGAAGCAATTATTACTATATCCGAGACATGGTCAGAAGGAACATTGTCTACCCTGAAAAGGCAAGGAGAATGGGCATAGAAGGAAAGGTACTCCTCTCTTTTATCGTTCTTGAGAATGGTGCCACCGGGGAAATCAAGGTGATAAGCGGTTCCGGCCATAGAATCCTTGATCAAAGCGCGAAGGAAGGCGTGGAAAAGACCGTAATCCACAGGAAAGTAGCTCATCACGTGGTGTCGGTCACCCTGCCCATCGTCTACAAACTGCAGTAG
- a CDS encoding electron transfer flavoprotein subunit beta/FixA family protein, with amino-acid sequence MLHIIVCIKMVPDTTQVKIDPVTNTLVRDGIPFITNPFDTPAIEEALKIKDKHGAKVTILSMGPPTADAVIRKAIAMGADEGILVSDRVFGGADTLATSKVLAHAISELSKTHTVDLVLCGRQTIDGDTAQVGPGIATRLGFSQITLVDKVISVDTVGKKIVVRRKTDEWHEIVETKWPALITVEREANTPRYPSTPRRLYAEDVDIPVWNNYFFRMDPETIGLKGSPTYVKRIFAPEARKGEIFTGNEENPQGMANVIMKKLAEWKVINVDQR; translated from the coding sequence ATGTTGCATATCATTGTATGTATTAAAATGGTTCCGGACACGACACAGGTCAAGATTGACCCGGTCACGAACACACTGGTGCGGGATGGTATCCCGTTCATAACTAATCCTTTTGACACCCCTGCGATTGAGGAGGCCCTGAAAATAAAGGATAAACATGGGGCAAAAGTAACCATTCTCTCTATGGGACCGCCTACCGCCGACGCCGTCATACGTAAAGCAATCGCCATGGGTGCCGATGAAGGCATTCTCGTGAGTGACAGGGTTTTTGGAGGCGCCGATACGCTCGCTACAAGCAAAGTGCTTGCCCATGCGATAAGCGAGTTATCCAAAACGCACACGGTAGACCTTGTGCTTTGCGGCCGGCAAACCATAGACGGGGATACTGCCCAGGTGGGTCCTGGGATTGCAACCAGATTGGGTTTTTCGCAGATTACGCTGGTTGATAAGGTAATTTCAGTGGACACCGTGGGAAAGAAGATAGTTGTGAGAAGGAAGACGGACGAGTGGCACGAGATTGTCGAAACCAAATGGCCTGCTCTGATCACTGTAGAAAGGGAAGCGAATACACCTCGATATCCCTCTACCCCTCGGCGGCTCTATGCTGAAGATGTGGATATTCCCGTATGGAATAATTATTTTTTCAGAATGGATCCAGAAACAATTGGTTTAAAGGGCTCTCCGACCTACGTAAAGCGCATTTTTGCGCCGGAGGCAAGAAAAGGTGAGATCTTCACAGGAAACGAGGAAAATCCTCAAGGGATGGCCAACGTAATCATGAAGAAACTTGCCGAATGGAAGGTGATTAATGTCGATCAAAGGTAA
- a CDS encoding electron transfer flavoprotein subunit alpha, with amino-acid sequence MSIKGNKKKAKWQIRLTPDKCIACGKCEPACPADAVEYDAKGVPIIDLEKCTGCKKCVKMCPAECLEALPIQGEESAAAAAEEESETEEIAVSASESWKGVWVFVELQDGQVNQVSWELLGIGKTLANDLDVDLSAVILGDKVEHFVMTAFGYGADKVYLIDNPTLKLYRTKPYLDSFVYLANKYRPEIVLIGATPQGRDLAGAISTVLNTGLTADCTGLGIDKDRRLLEQTRPAFGGNVMATILTEYARPQMASVRPMVMPVPPFLEGKAGDLIRESIVLNEADIATKILEMARINSGTDGVDIRTTNIIVSGGKGMLEKKNFALLEDLAGMLGGVVGASRCAVDAGWMSYDRQVGQTGKTVRPKLYIACGISGAIQHLVGMQDAEHIIAINKDRNAPIFEVAHVGIVGDVFEIIPSLLEGLKHKAGETGQKI; translated from the coding sequence ATGTCGATCAAAGGTAACAAGAAAAAGGCAAAATGGCAGATCCGTCTTACTCCGGACAAGTGTATTGCCTGTGGGAAATGTGAGCCCGCCTGCCCAGCAGATGCGGTGGAGTATGACGCAAAAGGTGTGCCGATCATTGATCTGGAAAAGTGTACCGGCTGCAAAAAATGCGTAAAGATGTGTCCTGCCGAATGTCTTGAGGCATTGCCCATTCAAGGAGAAGAGTCAGCGGCTGCAGCTGCCGAAGAAGAGAGCGAGACCGAGGAGATAGCCGTATCCGCAAGCGAGTCTTGGAAAGGGGTGTGGGTATTTGTCGAGCTTCAGGACGGACAAGTAAACCAGGTCTCCTGGGAGTTGTTAGGTATAGGAAAGACGCTGGCTAATGACTTGGACGTGGATCTCTCGGCTGTTATTCTGGGTGACAAAGTGGAGCACTTTGTCATGACGGCTTTCGGATATGGGGCTGACAAGGTTTACCTGATTGACAACCCAACTCTGAAGCTCTATCGGACCAAACCTTACCTTGATAGTTTTGTCTATTTAGCCAACAAGTATCGTCCGGAGATTGTCCTTATAGGGGCTACACCGCAGGGAAGGGACCTGGCCGGGGCTATTTCGACCGTACTCAACACTGGACTTACCGCCGACTGTACGGGCCTTGGCATAGATAAAGACCGAAGGCTCTTGGAGCAGACCCGTCCCGCTTTCGGAGGCAACGTGATGGCCACGATTCTCACGGAGTACGCCCGCCCACAGATGGCGTCGGTCAGGCCGATGGTCATGCCCGTGCCGCCATTTCTGGAAGGGAAGGCGGGTGATCTTATCAGAGAATCAATTGTCCTGAATGAGGCAGACATTGCGACCAAAATTCTCGAAATGGCGCGGATAAATTCTGGAACAGATGGTGTGGATATCAGGACTACGAATATAATAGTGAGCGGCGGAAAAGGCATGTTGGAGAAGAAGAACTTTGCTTTGCTTGAGGATCTCGCCGGTATGCTGGGCGGGGTGGTAGGAGCGTCCAGGTGTGCGGTGGACGCGGGATGGATGTCGTACGATAGACAGGTAGGCCAGACAGGCAAAACGGTGCGTCCTAAGCTGTACATCGCGTGCGGGATTTCGGGAGCTATTCAGCATCTGGTAGGGATGCAAGATGCTGAACACATCATTGCCATCAACAAGGACAGGAATGCGCCCATATTTGAAGTCGCCCATGTGGGGATAGTGGGCGATGTATTTGAGATTATACCGAGCCTCCTTGAAGGCCTGAAGCACAAGGCTGGAGAGACCGGTCAGAAAATATAA
- a CDS encoding (Fe-S)-binding protein has product MTTLESIIFAVLLLICLVIFFRRLYTLLALVSLGKWENRFDHLWQRFKGMVSYGFFQKRVIERPFGFNHFFLFWGFVVLFLINMEFVMTGIFPRFSLEFIGDGVYMALNFLADVMSAAVLVAVIIAIARRTFFKPPYIEATPEAYVILSSVGLLMIAFFGMNATEIAINPGSRSYMPISSVLSALISANIYQDSLGLLSRVFWWIHAIVFLFFLDFIPFSKHLHILASLPNCFFRSLSFVSSLPKMVFRANSTFGVSKINQFSWKDLLDFLACAECGRCQSVCPANAVGKALSPKKVVLHGKKNLFENGPNMMASRPSDTLGRVEETIEAAVPIIGDGDASISPDALWACTTCGACMDVCPVFIEHIPKLLWMRRHLVMEKVEFPHELISFFENMEQRSNPWGLAPSDRAKWAQNQAVPRFSQAEGHEYLLYTGCLGAYDSRAKKITTSLVEIMRDAGISFGILGSEEMCCGDTMRRLGNEYVFDRMARENVSLLKKMGVRKIVTACPHCYNTLKNDYQEYGADFDVFHHSEILDIVAKKGTFKPNGELKDERIVIHDSCYLARYNNIIEEPRRLIQSLAGKQPIEMQNNGRDGFCCGAGGGRMWLEETPDTRVNRERTREALKEKPTIVAVSCPFCMTMFEDGLKEDDPTGTIRVMDIGELFHEGMTKKT; this is encoded by the coding sequence ATGACAACACTCGAATCAATTATTTTTGCGGTGCTTCTGCTAATCTGCCTTGTCATATTTTTCAGGAGGCTTTATACGCTTCTGGCGCTGGTCTCTCTTGGAAAATGGGAAAATAGGTTTGATCATTTATGGCAGAGATTTAAAGGGATGGTCAGCTATGGTTTCTTTCAGAAACGTGTTATTGAAAGACCTTTTGGTTTCAACCATTTCTTTCTTTTCTGGGGTTTTGTGGTTTTGTTTCTCATAAACATGGAGTTTGTCATGACCGGCATATTTCCGAGGTTCTCCTTGGAGTTCATCGGGGACGGAGTTTACATGGCACTCAATTTCCTTGCTGATGTAATGTCGGCGGCGGTGTTGGTCGCTGTGATAATTGCCATCGCCAGGAGGACATTTTTTAAACCTCCCTATATAGAGGCTACCCCTGAAGCATACGTGATTCTCTCGTCTGTGGGTTTACTGATGATAGCCTTTTTTGGGATGAATGCGACGGAGATAGCCATAAATCCAGGGTCGCGCAGTTACATGCCGATCTCTTCGGTTTTGTCGGCTCTTATCTCCGCGAACATCTACCAGGACAGCTTAGGGCTGTTATCGCGAGTCTTCTGGTGGATACATGCGATCGTGTTTCTATTCTTTCTGGATTTCATTCCTTTCAGCAAGCATCTCCACATTCTCGCGTCTTTGCCCAACTGTTTTTTCCGGAGCCTATCATTTGTCAGTTCTCTGCCAAAGATGGTCTTCCGGGCAAACTCCACCTTCGGTGTCTCGAAGATAAACCAATTTTCTTGGAAAGATCTTCTTGATTTTCTGGCCTGCGCAGAGTGCGGGAGATGTCAGTCAGTCTGTCCCGCCAATGCGGTGGGCAAGGCATTGAGCCCCAAGAAAGTAGTTCTCCATGGCAAGAAGAATCTCTTTGAGAACGGTCCGAACATGATGGCGTCAAGACCGTCCGATACATTGGGAAGAGTCGAAGAGACTATTGAGGCAGCCGTGCCGATCATCGGAGACGGCGATGCGAGCATCTCTCCCGATGCACTGTGGGCATGTACCACATGCGGCGCTTGTATGGATGTGTGCCCGGTATTTATCGAGCATATCCCGAAGCTTCTCTGGATGAGAAGGCATCTTGTTATGGAGAAGGTTGAATTTCCTCATGAGCTTATCTCTTTCTTTGAAAATATGGAGCAGAGGTCCAACCCATGGGGCCTTGCCCCGTCCGACAGGGCAAAATGGGCGCAAAATCAGGCTGTGCCGCGCTTCTCCCAAGCGGAAGGGCATGAATACCTTTTGTATACCGGGTGTCTGGGGGCGTATGATTCCCGGGCAAAGAAGATAACCACCTCTCTCGTGGAAATTATGCGGGACGCCGGAATATCATTCGGCATCCTCGGCTCCGAAGAGATGTGTTGCGGTGACACCATGAGAAGGTTGGGTAACGAGTACGTCTTCGACAGAATGGCCCGTGAAAATGTGAGCCTGCTCAAAAAAATGGGGGTTCGCAAGATCGTTACCGCATGTCCGCATTGCTACAATACCCTCAAAAACGATTACCAGGAGTACGGAGCCGACTTTGATGTCTTTCACCACAGCGAGATATTAGACATAGTTGCAAAGAAAGGAACGTTCAAGCCTAATGGCGAGTTAAAGGATGAGCGTATAGTTATCCATGACTCATGCTATCTTGCCCGCTACAACAATATAATAGAGGAGCCGCGGCGCCTTATCCAGAGTTTGGCCGGCAAGCAGCCTATAGAAATGCAGAATAACGGACGAGACGGATTCTGCTGCGGCGCCGGTGGAGGGAGAATGTGGCTGGAAGAAACTCCTGACACCAGGGTGAACAGGGAGCGGACGAGAGAGGCGTTGAAGGAAAAACCCACGATTGTGGCCGTGTCCTGCCCGTTCTGTATGACCATGTTTGAGGATGGCCTGAAAGAAGACGACCCAACAGGGACTATAAGAGTAATGGATATCGGAGAACTTTTTCACGAAGGCATGACGAAGAAGACATGA